One Methylomarinovum tepidoasis DNA window includes the following coding sequences:
- a CDS encoding response regulator, which yields MNETRFKTALDASTEMVLITDAEGRITYANPALCRFSGYSPAELEGQSPAKLDSPRADPTLLTAMNRQLAVGQPWSGRLLQHRKSGSDYWAEVSITPIIKDDRLCGYVQIQRDISTQIERERQLAMEQADTKARLRIAEILAGPEPVEDRIHQVLETLFDLPELDLQRKGGLFRKGDKCLEMFVLHGRFSEEFHRRERCIPLGACLCGRAALAGELLISDDCFCDPRHEHRFEDMTPHGHYIVPLVHENEILGVLFLYTDPHPDRNPARLATLRQVGEMLALALLQEETRQAMEATKQKALALAEAKSAFLANMSHEIRTPMNGVLGMLDLLRDTSLDAEQRELVNTCASSAEALLEVLNDILDFSKLEAGKLEIERIPFNLVELAEETCALLASRAHAKGLELNLFVPPKLTSRCLGDPTRIRQVLTNLVGNAVKFTEQGEVTVTLKPQEDGRLRFEVRDTGIGMTPEVRERLFQPFTQADASTTRRFGGTGLGLTISKQLVEKMGGEIGVESEPDRGSTFWFTLPLPPATDTAPAPLTTAELAGKHALIVDDNATNRRIVASYLEHFGMTSATAEDGRQGLAILKQHPEGFDLVILDMHMPNLDGAGLAAAMQADPRLAAIPRVLLSSGTTLNEDERRCLGIRHCLLKPVRQDALRRLLCDTLAAMPVTETAVAAPPPVPDRPWAGKRVLVAEDNPVNAKLIDRLLGKLALEAKIVENGRLALETLERETFDLVLMDCQMPEMDGYEATRRLRTWENGRSRLPVVALTAHAGEGEREKCLAAGMDDYLSKPLRRPELEAVLERYLGDESEPETDTRPEAETPAPALWDREASLAQLDGDEELLQDMIALFLDDAPVRLDALAAAASAGDCQQIAEATHALKGMAGHFHAETLRQQAAALERAAREGHFEATAVAALTATTRQVMKALAAETAHVD from the coding sequence ATGAACGAAACCCGCTTCAAAACCGCTTTGGACGCCAGTACCGAGATGGTGCTGATCACCGACGCCGAAGGCCGCATCACCTACGCCAACCCAGCCCTGTGCCGCTTCAGCGGCTATTCCCCGGCGGAACTGGAAGGCCAAAGCCCGGCAAAGCTGGATTCCCCCAGGGCCGATCCGACCCTGCTTACGGCAATGAACCGCCAGCTGGCCGTAGGTCAGCCTTGGTCCGGCCGCCTATTGCAACACCGCAAGAGCGGTAGTGATTACTGGGCTGAGGTCAGTATCACGCCCATCATCAAGGATGATCGCCTTTGCGGCTACGTCCAGATCCAGCGCGACATCAGCACCCAGATCGAGAGGGAACGGCAGCTGGCGATGGAACAGGCCGATACCAAGGCGCGCCTGCGCATCGCCGAAATCCTCGCCGGACCGGAACCTGTGGAAGACCGGATCCACCAGGTGCTGGAGACGCTTTTCGACCTGCCGGAATTGGACCTGCAGCGCAAGGGCGGGCTGTTTCGCAAAGGTGACAAATGTCTGGAGATGTTTGTGCTCCACGGCCGGTTCTCGGAGGAATTCCACCGCCGCGAGCGCTGTATACCCCTAGGGGCCTGCCTGTGTGGACGAGCGGCGCTGGCCGGCGAGTTGCTGATCTCCGACGACTGCTTCTGCGACCCGCGCCACGAACACCGCTTCGAAGACATGACGCCCCACGGCCACTACATCGTTCCGCTGGTGCACGAGAACGAGATCCTGGGCGTCTTGTTTCTCTACACCGATCCCCATCCTGATCGCAACCCGGCGCGGCTGGCGACACTGCGCCAAGTGGGGGAGATGCTGGCCCTGGCACTGCTGCAGGAGGAAACCCGCCAAGCCATGGAAGCCACCAAGCAGAAGGCCCTGGCCCTGGCCGAGGCCAAAAGCGCTTTTCTGGCCAACATGAGCCACGAGATTCGTACCCCCATGAACGGCGTGCTGGGCATGCTCGACCTGCTGCGCGACACCTCCCTGGACGCCGAGCAGCGGGAACTGGTGAACACCTGCGCCTCTTCCGCCGAGGCATTGCTGGAGGTCCTCAACGACATCCTCGACTTCTCCAAGCTGGAAGCCGGCAAACTGGAGATCGAACGCATTCCCTTCAACCTGGTGGAACTGGCGGAGGAAACCTGCGCCCTTTTGGCCTCGCGCGCCCACGCCAAAGGGCTGGAACTCAATCTGTTCGTCCCCCCCAAGCTGACTTCCCGGTGCCTGGGCGATCCCACCCGTATCCGCCAGGTGCTCACCAATCTGGTGGGCAACGCGGTCAAGTTCACCGAACAGGGCGAGGTAACCGTGACCCTCAAACCCCAGGAGGACGGGCGGCTGCGCTTCGAGGTCCGCGACACCGGCATCGGCATGACGCCGGAGGTTCGCGAGCGGCTGTTCCAGCCCTTCACCCAGGCCGACGCCTCCACCACCCGCCGCTTCGGCGGCACCGGCCTGGGGCTGACCATCAGCAAGCAGCTGGTGGAAAAGATGGGCGGAGAGATCGGCGTAGAAAGCGAACCCGACCGCGGTAGCACCTTCTGGTTCACCCTGCCGCTGCCCCCGGCCACCGACACCGCCCCAGCGCCGCTCACTACGGCAGAACTGGCGGGAAAGCACGCCCTGATCGTGGACGACAACGCCACCAACCGCAGAATCGTCGCCAGTTACCTGGAGCACTTCGGCATGACCTCTGCCACCGCCGAGGACGGCCGTCAGGGACTGGCGATTCTGAAACAGCATCCTGAGGGCTTCGACCTCGTCATCCTCGACATGCACATGCCCAACCTGGACGGCGCCGGGCTGGCCGCCGCCATGCAAGCCGATCCCCGCCTGGCGGCCATTCCCAGGGTGCTGCTGTCCTCGGGCACGACCCTGAACGAAGACGAGCGCCGCTGCCTCGGCATCCGCCACTGCCTGCTCAAACCGGTGCGCCAGGACGCCCTGCGCCGGCTGTTGTGCGACACTCTGGCGGCCATGCCGGTGACCGAGACGGCGGTGGCCGCGCCCCCACCAGTCCCGGACCGTCCCTGGGCGGGCAAGCGCGTCCTGGTGGCCGAGGACAACCCGGTCAACGCCAAGCTGATCGACCGCCTGCTGGGGAAACTAGCGCTGGAGGCCAAAATCGTCGAAAATGGCCGTTTAGCCCTGGAAACCCTGGAACGGGAAACCTTCGACCTGGTGCTGATGGACTGTCAGATGCCGGAAATGGACGGCTACGAGGCCACCCGCAGGCTCCGGACCTGGGAAAACGGCCGCTCCCGCCTACCGGTGGTCGCCCTCACCGCCCACGCCGGCGAAGGCGAGCGGGAAAAGTGCCTGGCGGCAGGGATGGACGACTATCTCAGCAAACCGCTGCGCCGCCCTGAGCTCGAGGCCGTGCTCGAACGTTATCTGGGCGATGAGAGCGAACCTGAAACCGATACCCGACCGGAGGCTGAAACCCCGGCCCCCGCCCTGTGGGACCGCGAGGCCAGCCTGGCTCAGCTGGATGGTGACGAGGAACTGCTGCAGGACATGATCGCCCTGTTCCTGGACGACGCCCCAGTCCGTCTGGATGCACTGGCGGCGGCGGCTTCCGCCGGCGACTGCCAGCAAATCGCCGAGGCGACCCACGCCCTCAAGGGCATGGCCGGCCATTTCCATGCCGAGACCTTGCGACAGCAGGCCGCCGCCCTGGAACGGGCCGCCCGTGAGGGGCATTTCGAGGCTACGGCGGTCGCTGCTCTGACCGCAACCACGCGCCAGGTCATGAAAGCACTCGCAGCGGAAACCGCGCATGTCGATTGA
- a CDS encoding HDOD domain-containing protein, translating to MSIEFDFEELKAADRLPSPPGVALSILQLVEREDADLDELANLVQADPALSARLLKFANSPLVAPVRPIVAVKEAVARIGMNGVRNLVLGLSLVGHYRTGECEGFDYPRFWAGSLAQGVAAALLVKHWRLAAPEECFTVGLLADIGRLALATAWPGEYADCLRQAGERNLTELERERFTIDHRTLTGLLLHDWRLPTVFIEALQHSHKPPPQPGDRPARLAWVFALSRLVQRWCLAEPEARPEIQAALEKPLQRALPELEIEEFLSQNETEWHAWGKLIEIPTRFPKKSKPAGKRNPATHAKEELPGLKILLVDDDAMLLLRLGKQLKQAGHQVETVKDGKAALKKILESPPQLLITDWHMQPMDGLTLCRTLRDSPLGESIYLIMLTASETEDDLVRAFDAGIDDYVTKPVSLRVLLARIKSAQRIVSLQMALAKEHAALEQRAKELELLNRKLEQLAHTDVLTGLPNRRYAIERLNQELAESRRSGRPVSVMILDLDHFKRINDTLGHEAGDRVLVHAARILRETLRSCDVACRFGGEEFLVIAPDTDSHDGKQLAERLCRAIAANQPELPLPAPLTVSIGLATASPDEDPKTLIHHADKALYHSKEQGRNRVTAAA from the coding sequence ATGTCGATTGAATTCGATTTCGAGGAGCTGAAAGCGGCCGACCGCCTGCCTTCTCCGCCTGGGGTAGCGTTGTCCATCCTCCAGTTGGTGGAACGGGAGGACGCCGACCTGGACGAGCTGGCCAATCTGGTGCAGGCCGACCCGGCCCTCAGCGCCCGCCTGCTCAAGTTTGCCAACTCGCCGCTCGTCGCCCCGGTCCGCCCTATCGTCGCAGTCAAGGAAGCGGTCGCCCGCATCGGTATGAACGGCGTCCGCAACCTGGTGCTGGGGCTGTCGCTGGTGGGCCACTACCGCACCGGCGAGTGCGAGGGGTTCGATTATCCCCGTTTCTGGGCAGGTTCCCTGGCCCAGGGTGTGGCTGCTGCCCTGCTGGTAAAGCACTGGCGCCTCGCCGCCCCGGAAGAATGCTTCACCGTGGGGCTTCTGGCTGACATCGGCCGCCTGGCTCTGGCTACCGCCTGGCCTGGGGAATACGCCGACTGTCTGCGTCAGGCCGGCGAGCGCAACCTGACCGAACTGGAGCGGGAGCGCTTCACCATCGACCACCGCACCCTGACGGGGCTGCTGCTCCATGACTGGCGTCTGCCGACGGTCTTCATCGAGGCCCTGCAGCACAGCCACAAGCCTCCGCCGCAGCCGGGCGATCGCCCCGCCCGGCTGGCCTGGGTCTTCGCCCTGTCCCGGCTGGTGCAGCGCTGGTGCCTGGCGGAGCCGGAAGCCAGGCCGGAAATCCAGGCCGCCCTGGAAAAACCCCTTCAACGCGCCCTGCCCGAACTGGAGATAGAAGAATTCCTGTCCCAGAACGAAACCGAATGGCATGCCTGGGGCAAGTTGATCGAAATTCCCACCCGCTTTCCCAAAAAGTCGAAACCGGCTGGCAAACGCAATCCCGCCACACACGCGAAAGAAGAACTGCCGGGTTTGAAGATTCTGCTGGTGGACGACGACGCCATGCTACTGCTGCGCCTGGGCAAACAGCTCAAACAGGCCGGCCACCAGGTGGAAACGGTCAAAGACGGCAAGGCAGCGCTGAAGAAGATCCTGGAATCTCCGCCGCAGCTGCTTATCACCGACTGGCACATGCAGCCTATGGACGGCCTGACCTTGTGCCGCACCCTGCGCGATTCCCCCCTGGGGGAATCGATCTATCTCATCATGCTCACCGCCAGCGAAACCGAAGACGATCTGGTGCGTGCCTTCGATGCCGGTATCGACGATTACGTCACCAAGCCGGTATCGCTGCGGGTACTGTTGGCCCGCATCAAAAGCGCCCAGCGCATCGTCTCCCTGCAGATGGCCTTGGCAAAGGAACATGCCGCCTTGGAACAGCGGGCCAAGGAGTTGGAACTGCTCAATCGCAAGCTGGAGCAGCTGGCCCATACCGACGTCCTCACGGGACTTCCCAACCGCCGCTACGCTATCGAACGCCTGAACCAAGAGCTGGCCGAAAGCCGGCGCAGCGGTCGCCCCGTGAGCGTAATGATCCTGGATCTCGACCACTTCAAACGCATCAACGACACCCTGGGTCACGAGGCCGGCGACCGGGTCCTGGTCCACGCCGCCCGTATTCTGCGGGAGACGCTGCGCAGCTGCGACGTGGCTTGCCGCTTCGGCGGCGAGGAATTCCTCGTCATCGCCCCCGACACCGATTCCCACGACGGCAAACAGCTGGCCGAGCGTCTCTGCCGGGCCATCGCCGCCAACCAGCCGGAACTGCCCCTGCCCGCCCCTTTGACCGTCAGCATCGGCCTAGCCACCGCCTCCCCGGACGAAGACCCCAAGACGTTGATCCACCACGCCGACAAGGCCCTGTACCACAGCAAGGAACAGGGCCGCAACCGGGTCACGGCCGCCGCTTGA
- a CDS encoding ABC transporter permease, giving the protein MRPADYLRLILGTLRAYGSRSLLTLSGIAIGIAAVILLTAIGGGVQRFVLAQFTQFGTHLIAVTPGKSQTFGLSGALIGTVRPLTVEDAEALRRLPLIEGVVPMVMGNVEVEAAGRSRRTTLFGVGPDLPRVWRLPVAAGRFFPPGNRPLAALGATVRRALFGGRPALGRRLRIGGESYRITAVMQPKGKMLGFDLDDAVYVPVRRALALFDREGLMEIDLLYRSDADVHRVVERVRRLLIQRHGREDFTLITQDQMLETLGSVLEVLTLAVAALGGVSLLVGGIGILTLQTVAVAERRAEIGLLRALGARQRQVLLLFLGEALALALAGALLGLLAGLAGAGLIAWQVAEIPARIDWRYALAALGLAGSVGVAAGTIPAWQATRVDPVTSLRGE; this is encoded by the coding sequence ATGCGCCCGGCCGACTACCTCCGCCTGATTCTCGGCACCCTGCGGGCCTATGGAAGCCGCAGTCTGCTCACCCTCAGCGGCATCGCCATCGGCATCGCCGCGGTGATACTGCTGACCGCCATCGGCGGCGGGGTGCAGCGCTTCGTCCTGGCGCAGTTCACCCAGTTCGGCACCCACCTGATCGCCGTCACCCCCGGCAAGAGCCAGACCTTCGGCCTGTCCGGGGCGCTGATCGGCACCGTCCGCCCCCTGACGGTGGAAGATGCCGAGGCGCTGCGCCGCCTGCCCCTGATCGAGGGGGTGGTGCCGATGGTGATGGGCAACGTGGAGGTAGAGGCCGCAGGCCGGAGCCGGCGCACCACCCTGTTCGGCGTCGGTCCCGACCTGCCCAGGGTGTGGCGCCTGCCGGTGGCCGCCGGGCGTTTCTTCCCGCCCGGCAACCGTCCCCTGGCGGCCCTGGGGGCCACGGTGCGGCGGGCGTTGTTCGGCGGCCGCCCGGCGCTGGGCAGGCGGCTGCGCATCGGCGGCGAAAGCTACCGCATCACCGCGGTCATGCAGCCCAAGGGCAAGATGCTGGGCTTCGATCTCGACGACGCCGTCTATGTGCCGGTGCGCCGGGCCCTGGCCCTGTTCGACCGCGAGGGACTGATGGAGATCGACCTCCTCTACCGCAGCGACGCCGACGTCCACCGGGTGGTGGAACGGGTGCGGCGCCTGCTGATTCAACGCCACGGCCGCGAGGACTTCACCCTCATCACCCAGGACCAGATGCTCGAGACTCTCGGCTCGGTGCTGGAGGTCCTGACCTTGGCGGTGGCTGCCCTGGGCGGGGTTTCCCTGCTCGTGGGCGGCATCGGCATTCTCACCCTGCAGACAGTGGCGGTGGCGGAGCGCCGGGCCGAGATCGGCCTGCTGCGGGCCCTGGGGGCGAGGCAGCGGCAGGTGCTGCTGCTGTTCCTGGGGGAAGCCCTGGCCTTGGCGCTGGCCGGCGCCCTCCTGGGACTGCTGGCCGGCTTGGCGGGCGCCGGGCTGATCGCCTGGCAGGTGGCGGAAATTCCGGCGCGGATCGACTGGCGCTATGCCCTGGCCGCCCTGGGGCTGGCCGGAAGCGTCGGGGTAGCCGCCGGCACGATCCCGGCCTGGCAGGCGACCCGGGTCGATCCGGTCACCAGCCTGCGGGGGGAGTGA